Proteins co-encoded in one Desulfitobacterium hafniense DCB-2 genomic window:
- a CDS encoding Crp/Fnr family transcriptional regulator has product MPARMKLTDIDLIEALGSPEYSDLLSIFQERTFQKKQIISLPNHEENLVMLVKKGRVRVFLSYEDKEFTLSILEPGDIFSMHTRAFTQALDNDTVLLVAKTKKFGEMITRYPQFSLIMIKVLGDLLKNSITIINGLVFQEAHTRLAEFLINAAKDKGCQVAEGIQLELGLNVEDISTILGTSRQTVSFLLNDFYKNGLLLKVNRRTLIIKDMDMLKKMLDKNDQLK; this is encoded by the coding sequence ACCGATATTGATTTGATCGAGGCCTTGGGGTCACCGGAATACAGTGACCTTCTATCCATATTTCAGGAGCGGACTTTCCAAAAGAAGCAGATCATCTCTCTGCCCAATCACGAAGAGAATTTAGTCATGCTCGTTAAAAAAGGGCGGGTGCGGGTTTTTTTATCTTATGAAGATAAGGAGTTTACCCTATCTATTTTAGAACCAGGAGATATCTTCTCCATGCATACCAGAGCCTTTACCCAGGCTTTGGATAATGACACCGTACTGTTGGTGGCCAAGACGAAAAAGTTTGGCGAGATGATCACCCGCTATCCTCAATTCTCTCTGATCATGATTAAAGTATTGGGAGATCTTTTGAAAAACTCTATTACTATTATCAATGGCTTGGTCTTTCAGGAAGCCCACACCCGATTAGCCGAATTTTTAATCAATGCGGCCAAAGATAAAGGGTGTCAGGTGGCTGAGGGAATTCAGCTGGAGTTGGGATTAAATGTGGAGGATATCTCAACTATATTAGGAACAAGCCGCCAGACCGTATCCTTTCTGCTCAATGATTTTTACAAGAACGGCCTCTTGCTGAAAGTGAATAGGAGAACCCTTATTATTAAAGACATGGACATGTTAAAGAAGATGCTCGATAAGAATGATCAGCTGAAATAA
- a CDS encoding 4Fe-4S dicluster domain-containing protein — MSKGKNRFIHADLSRCLSCKSCELACGLAHAGYEIEGAAAGQMKLKPRVSVVQQGTTVVLTQCRQCEDAPCVKVCPNGSLYQEEGLVKLNRETCIGCKLCARACPFGSITMTTEMVERADGKKSNRTKALKCDLCFSRNKEIKAEGCACIQACPTKVLSLSL, encoded by the coding sequence ATGTCTAAGGGAAAGAACCGTTTCATCCATGCTGATCTCAGCCGTTGTTTAAGCTGCAAAAGCTGTGAACTGGCTTGTGGCCTGGCCCATGCCGGATATGAGATCGAAGGAGCGGCGGCTGGCCAAATGAAGCTTAAGCCAAGAGTAAGTGTAGTGCAGCAAGGAACTACGGTGGTACTCACTCAATGCCGGCAATGTGAGGATGCCCCATGTGTTAAAGTTTGCCCGAACGGATCATTGTATCAAGAAGAGGGGCTCGTCAAGCTTAACCGGGAAACTTGTATTGGTTGTAAGCTTTGTGCCAGGGCCTGCCCTTTCGGTTCCATCACCATGACCACGGAAATGGTGGAAAGAGCGGATGGAAAAAAGAGCAACCGGACCAAAGCCCTCAAATGTGACCTGTGTTTTAGCCGGAATAAAGAAATTAAAGCAGAAGGCTGCGCTTGTATTCAGGCCTGCCCGACAAAAGTCCTTTCGCTCAGTCTCTGA
- the cooS gene encoding anaerobic carbon-monoxide dehydrogenase catalytic subunit, with amino-acid sequence MSLRFSIDEAVQKLLPVAEKDKIQTVWDRHKDQQPQCGFGKMGICCRICWKGPCRVDPFGKGAQRGICGADAHTIVARNLIRGIAAGAASHSDHGRHIALTMREVGKGNASAYTIKDEEKLKRIAQRLGIDWEGKSIRELTKEVADASLEDYSRQDSKIPCRWAELTMTQERAAKLKQWDVMPHNIDAAVAEIMSRTHVGCDADPVNILLGGVKGAVADYTGMYLSTELSDALFGTPAPTVTEANLGVIKEDAINIAVHGHNPLLSEVVCDAAAMLNDLAKQAGAPGGFNIVGVCCTGNEVMVRHGVPLATNYLSQEMPILTGALEAMVVDVQCIMPSLGAIAQCFHTQLITTMSTTKIPGATHVQFDKENAVESARKILELAVDAYQRRDPKRVNIPQVKEKAIVGFSAEAVIGALSQLDAHDPLQPLLDNIVNGNIQGICLFAGCNSTNTLQDRSFVELAKGLAAHNVLLLATGCGAGALAKHGLMTQEATLAYAGDGLKAVLTAIGQANGLNGPLPLVLHMGSCVDNTRAVSVAVAIAQKLGVDLDRLPLVASAPEAMSEKAVAIGTWAVALGLPTHLGTVPQVLGSQVVTEVLTEKIKDITGGYFIVETDPEEAVKKLFAVIQEKRAGLNL; translated from the coding sequence ATGAGTTTAAGATTTTCCATTGATGAAGCAGTCCAGAAACTGTTGCCTGTGGCGGAAAAAGACAAGATCCAAACCGTTTGGGATCGCCATAAAGATCAGCAGCCTCAGTGCGGTTTTGGCAAAATGGGGATTTGCTGCCGCATTTGCTGGAAAGGCCCCTGCCGGGTCGATCCCTTTGGCAAGGGAGCCCAACGGGGTATTTGCGGCGCCGATGCCCATACCATCGTGGCCCGCAATCTGATCCGCGGCATTGCTGCCGGAGCAGCCTCCCACTCCGACCACGGCCGCCATATTGCCCTGACTATGCGGGAGGTCGGCAAAGGAAATGCCTCTGCCTATACAATCAAAGACGAAGAAAAGCTGAAAAGAATAGCTCAAAGGCTGGGGATCGATTGGGAAGGGAAAAGTATTCGCGAATTGACCAAAGAAGTAGCTGACGCGTCCCTGGAGGATTACTCCCGCCAGGATTCTAAAATTCCCTGCCGTTGGGCAGAATTGACCATGACACAAGAGCGGGCGGCCAAATTAAAACAATGGGATGTCATGCCTCACAATATCGATGCTGCCGTCGCTGAGATTATGAGCCGGACTCATGTGGGATGTGATGCCGATCCGGTGAATATTCTTTTGGGAGGAGTAAAAGGAGCGGTGGCCGATTACACAGGAATGTATCTTTCCACCGAGCTTTCCGATGCTCTCTTTGGAACTCCTGCACCTACGGTGACCGAGGCCAATCTGGGGGTCATTAAGGAGGATGCCATCAATATTGCCGTCCATGGGCATAATCCCCTGCTCAGTGAGGTGGTGTGCGATGCGGCGGCGATGCTGAATGACCTGGCTAAGCAAGCCGGAGCACCAGGCGGATTTAACATCGTTGGTGTATGCTGTACCGGGAATGAAGTGATGGTACGCCATGGAGTGCCCCTGGCGACCAACTATCTTTCTCAGGAGATGCCTATTCTAACAGGAGCTTTGGAAGCCATGGTGGTGGATGTTCAATGTATTATGCCTTCCCTGGGAGCCATTGCCCAATGTTTCCATACTCAGCTTATTACGACCATGTCTACCACCAAAATCCCCGGTGCTACCCATGTTCAATTCGATAAGGAAAATGCGGTGGAGTCGGCCAGAAAAATTCTGGAACTGGCTGTGGATGCCTACCAGCGCCGGGATCCCAAGCGGGTGAATATCCCTCAGGTTAAGGAAAAAGCTATCGTCGGTTTCAGCGCCGAAGCGGTAATCGGAGCCTTGAGCCAGCTTGATGCCCACGATCCTCTTCAACCTTTATTGGACAATATCGTGAATGGCAATATTCAAGGGATCTGCCTGTTTGCCGGCTGCAACAGCACCAACACCCTTCAGGATCGAAGCTTTGTTGAACTGGCCAAGGGGCTGGCAGCCCACAATGTTCTTCTTTTAGCGACAGGCTGTGGAGCCGGTGCTTTGGCCAAGCATGGACTGATGACCCAGGAAGCAACCCTGGCCTATGCAGGGGACGGGTTGAAGGCTGTCCTGACGGCCATCGGCCAGGCCAATGGTTTAAATGGCCCTCTGCCCCTGGTTCTTCACATGGGATCATGCGTAGACAATACCCGTGCCGTTTCTGTGGCTGTGGCCATCGCACAAAAGCTGGGAGTCGATCTGGATCGCCTGCCCCTGGTGGCCTCCGCTCCTGAAGCTATGTCGGAAAAGGCAGTAGCCATCGGCACCTGGGCCGTGGCCTTAGGCCTGCCCACTCATCTGGGAACAGTCCCTCAAGTCCTGGGGTCCCAGGTGGTAACGGAAGTGTTGACGGAGAAGATCAAAGATATTACCGGGGGCTATTTTATCGTTGAGACCGATCCGGAAGAGGCGGTCAAGAAGTTATTCGCTGTGATTCAGGAGAAACGGGCGGGATTAAATCTATAG
- a CDS encoding AAA family ATPase, translating to MKIAVTGKGGVGKTTLSGTLARLLAADGYRVLAVDADPDANLASALGIPEENYRGITPFAKMKALAEERTGADGGYGTFFILNPKVDDLPEQFCVEHEGVKLLLMGTVEQGGSGCVCPEHTLIKRLMQHLLVQRDEVVIMDMEAGIEHLGRGTAGAMDALIVVVEPGRRSVQTARQIQELARDLGIQRVFVVASKVRSAEDLEFVGEALSDFPLLGQVTFSREIMDADLEGKALFDLGGEPVAEIRKIKENLIQLISSMDE from the coding sequence ATGAAAATAGCGGTGACAGGCAAAGGCGGGGTCGGCAAGACGACCCTTTCCGGAACCTTGGCCCGCCTATTGGCAGCTGACGGTTACCGGGTATTGGCGGTGGATGCAGACCCTGATGCTAATCTGGCTTCTGCTCTGGGCATTCCTGAGGAGAACTACCGGGGAATCACTCCCTTCGCCAAGATGAAGGCACTGGCTGAGGAGAGGACGGGGGCCGATGGCGGCTATGGCACTTTTTTCATCCTCAACCCGAAGGTGGACGATTTGCCGGAGCAGTTTTGCGTGGAGCATGAAGGGGTTAAGCTGCTTTTGATGGGGACGGTGGAACAGGGCGGCTCAGGGTGCGTCTGCCCGGAGCACACCCTGATCAAGCGGCTGATGCAGCACCTTCTGGTGCAAAGAGACGAAGTGGTCATCATGGACATGGAAGCCGGCATCGAGCATTTGGGCCGGGGAACGGCAGGCGCGATGGACGCCTTGATCGTGGTAGTCGAGCCGGGACGGCGGAGTGTGCAGACGGCACGGCAAATTCAGGAGCTGGCCCGTGATCTGGGGATTCAAAGGGTTTTTGTGGTGGCCAGCAAAGTAAGGAGCGCTGAAGATTTGGAGTTCGTGGGGGAGGCTCTGAGCGATTTTCCCCTGCTGGGCCAGGTCACTTTCAGCAGAGAGATTATGGATGCTGACTTGGAAGGAAAAGCCCTCTTTGATCTGGGCGGGGAGCCGGTGGCGGAGATCAGGAAGATAAAAGAGAACTTGATTCAGTTAATCAGTTCAATGGATGAGTAA